In Camelus dromedarius isolate mCamDro1 chromosome 3, mCamDro1.pat, whole genome shotgun sequence, one DNA window encodes the following:
- the NUDT12 gene encoding NAD-capped RNA hydrolase NUDT12: MSSVQRSPKQEIISQFHYSAAEGDIARLTVILSHSPSLLNETSENGWTALMYAARNGHPDVVQFLLEKGCDRSIVNKSRQTALDIAKFWGYKHIANLLANAKGGKKPWFLTTEVEECENYFSRTLLDRKSEKRNNFDWLLAKESHPATVYILFSDLNPLVTLGGNKESFQQPEVRLCQLNYTDVKDYLAQPEKITLIFLGVELEMKKELFNYAGGVSREEDDGLVAWFALGIDPVAAEDFKQRHENCYFLHPPMPALLQLKEKEAGVVAQARSILAWHSRYKFCPTCGSATKIEEGGYKRVCLKEGCPSLHGVHNTSYPRVDPVVIMQVIHPDGTKCLLGRQKRFPPGMFTCLAGFIEPGETIEDAVRREVEEESGVKVGHVQYVSCQPWPMPSSLMIGCLAVAVSTEIKVDKNEIEDARWFTREQVVDVLTKGKQQAFFVPPSRAIAHQLIKHWIGMNPNL; encoded by the exons atgtcTTCTGTACAAAGAAGTCCAAAGCAAGAAATAATTTCCCAATTTCACTATTCAGCTGCAGAAGGAGATATTGCCAGGTTAACAGTGATACTCAGTCATTCTCCATCTCTTCTCAATGAAACTTCTGAAAATGGCTGGACTGCTTTAATGTATGCTGCAAGAAATGGGCACCCAGATGTTGTCCAATTTCTACTTGAGAAAGG GTGCGACAGATCCATTGTCAATAAATCAAGGCAGACTGCACTGGATATTGCTAAGTTTTGGGGTTATAAGCATATAGCTAACTTACTAGCTAATGCTAAAGGTGGGAAGAAGCCTTGGTTCCTAACCACTGAAGTGGAagaatgtgaaaattattttagcaGGACACTACTGGACcggaaaagtgaaaaaagaaataattttgactGGCTATTAGCAAAAGAAAGCCATCCAGCCACAGTTTATATCCTTTTCTCAGATTTAAATCCCTTGGTTACTCTAGGTGGCAATAAAGAAAGTTTCCAGCAGCCGGAAGTCAGGCTCTGTCAGCTGAACTACACAGATGTAAAGGATTATTTGGCTCAGCCTGAGAAGATCACCTTGATTTTCCTTGGAGTAGaacttgaaatgaaaaaagagtTATTTAATTATGCTGGGGGAGTCTCAAGAGAAGAAGATGATGGATTGGTTGCCTGGTTTGCTTTAGGTATAGACCCTGTTGCCGCCGAAGACTTTAAGCAAAGACATGAAAACTGTTACTTTCTTCATCCTCCAATGCCAGCTCTTCTgcaattgaaagaaaaagaagctg GTGTTGTAGCTCAAGCAAGATCTATTCTTGCCTGGCACAGTCGATATAAGTTCTGCCCAACCTGTGGAAGTGCAACTAAAATTGAAGAAGGTGGCTATAAAAGAGTATGCTTAAAAGAAGGCTGTCCTAGCCTTCACGGTGTGCACAATACATCATACCCAAGAGTTG aTCCAGTAGTAATCATGCAAGTTATTCATCCAGATGGGACCAAATGTCTTTTAGGCAGGCAGAAAAGATTTCCCCCAGGCATGTTTACTTGCCTTGCTGGATTTATTGAACCTG GGGAAACAATAGAAGATGCTGTTCGGAGAGAAGTAGAAGAGGAAAGTGGAGTCAAAGTTGGCCATGTTCAGTATGTCTCTTGTCAGCCATGGCCAATGCCCTCCTCATTAATGATTGGTTGCTTAGCTGTGGCAGTGTCAACAGAAATTAAAGTTGACAAGAATGAAATAGAGGACGCCCGCTGGTTCACTAGAGAACAG GTTGTGGATGTTCTGACCAAGGGGAAGCAGCAGGCATTCTTTGTGCCACCAAGCCGAGCTATTGCACATCAATTAATCAAACACTGGATTGGAATGAACCCCAATCTCTAA